A single window of Acetohalobium arabaticum DSM 5501 DNA harbors:
- a CDS encoding glutamate-5-semialdehyde dehydrogenase: MSIKEKVVDKAQAASQAARGLANLDTTTKNEALLAMADALEDSSDFILNENQKDMKQGRENGLNDALMDRLLLTEARLEKMANGLREVAQFDDPIGEVTGMKKRPNGLQIGKVKVPLGVIGMIYEARPNVTADATGLCLKAGNAVLLRGGSEAINSNQAVTEVIAKAAYKSGIPTGAIQLIETTDREAVQVMFELNEYLDVLIPRGGPGLINAVINNSTVPVIETGVGNCHTYIDNEADQEMAQEIVMNAKTQRPGVCNAMETLLVHSEIAEDFLPEMVTKLQEADVEIRGDETVQRLVSGVQPADEEDWSTEYLDYILAVKVIDGFEEAVDHIHQYNTKHSEAIITDNYHKARKFLNIVDAAAVYVNASTRFTDGGQFGLGSEIGISTQKLHARGPMSVNELTTTKFVGYGDGQIRE, from the coding sequence ATGAGTATTAAAGAGAAAGTAGTAGATAAGGCTCAAGCAGCCAGCCAGGCGGCTAGAGGATTGGCCAATCTGGATACTACTACAAAGAATGAAGCGCTGCTGGCTATGGCTGATGCTTTAGAAGACAGCAGTGATTTTATTTTAAATGAGAATCAGAAGGATATGAAGCAGGGGCGAGAGAATGGACTGAATGATGCTTTGATGGATCGGCTGCTGTTGACTGAAGCAAGACTTGAAAAGATGGCTAACGGTCTGCGGGAGGTAGCCCAGTTTGATGATCCAATTGGAGAAGTTACAGGAATGAAGAAACGGCCTAACGGCCTACAGATTGGAAAGGTTAAGGTCCCCTTAGGAGTCATTGGAATGATCTATGAAGCACGGCCTAATGTAACTGCAGATGCTACTGGCCTCTGTCTGAAGGCAGGGAATGCTGTTTTACTGCGCGGCGGTTCGGAAGCGATTAATTCCAATCAGGCTGTGACTGAAGTAATAGCCAAGGCTGCTTATAAAAGTGGGATTCCAACAGGAGCAATCCAGTTGATTGAAACGACTGATAGGGAAGCAGTACAAGTTATGTTCGAACTGAATGAATACTTAGATGTCTTAATTCCCCGCGGCGGTCCCGGCTTAATTAATGCTGTTATTAATAATTCGACGGTACCTGTAATTGAGACCGGCGTTGGAAACTGTCATACTTATATAGATAATGAGGCAGACCAAGAGATGGCCCAAGAGATTGTAATGAATGCTAAAACTCAGCGTCCTGGCGTCTGTAATGCTATGGAGACATTATTGGTCCATTCAGAAATTGCAGAAGATTTTCTACCGGAGATGGTTACTAAATTACAGGAAGCAGATGTAGAGATCAGAGGAGATGAAACAGTACAGAGATTAGTTTCTGGAGTTCAGCCAGCAGATGAAGAAGACTGGTCTACGGAGTATCTGGATTATATTCTGGCTGTTAAAGTCATCGATGGATTTGAAGAAGCTGTCGATCATATTCATCAATATAATACTAAACATTCGGAAGCAATTATTACTGATAATTATCATAAAGCACGTAAGTTTTTAAATATTGTTGATGCTGCTGCTGTTTATGTTAATGCATCTACGAGATTTACCGATGGAGGACAGTTCGGTTTAGGATCTGAGATTGGAATCAGTACTCAAAAATTACATGCTCGGGGTCCAATGAGTGTCAATGAATTAACTACTACTAAGTTTGTTGGCTATGGTGATGGACAGATTCGTGAATAA
- the proB gene encoding glutamate 5-kinase, with translation MSIESRLRQADRIVIKIGSSTLTHSTSKLDLGRIESLIRQIVDLKNQGKEVILVTSGAISAGRGKLDLTEVANTIPEKQALAAVGQGLLMKIYEKIFSEYGSTLAQILLTKGDITERKRYLNSRNTLFKLLDYGIIPVINENDTVAVDEIKFGDNDTLSALVASLVDADLLVILSDVEGIYTSDPREDETAQLISKIDRITSELEKIAGGAGTDRGTGGMATKIEAAKIATRAGVMMMIANGSQEYILQEIVKGVNPGTVFLPDEQKLASRKKWIAFNLAVQGKLIVDAGAAEALLNQGTSLLPCGVIEVRGGFEAGDVVDVLNKDGEEICRGIVNYSSQEVEAIQGLQSTEIIDNLGYKDYDEVIHRDNLVCLETD, from the coding sequence ATGTCAATTGAGAGCAGGTTACGTCAGGCCGATCGAATAGTAATTAAGATAGGCAGCAGTACCTTAACACATTCTACATCAAAACTGGATTTAGGTCGAATCGAATCTTTAATCCGTCAGATAGTAGATCTTAAGAATCAAGGAAAAGAAGTAATTTTAGTTACCTCAGGGGCTATCAGTGCCGGTAGAGGTAAGCTTGATTTAACAGAGGTAGCCAATACCATACCTGAAAAGCAGGCTCTAGCAGCAGTAGGGCAGGGACTGTTAATGAAGATTTATGAGAAAATCTTTAGTGAATATGGTTCTACTTTGGCCCAGATTCTTCTGACTAAAGGTGATATTACCGAACGAAAGCGGTATCTCAATTCGCGGAATACGCTATTTAAATTACTCGATTATGGAATTATTCCTGTAATTAATGAAAATGATACAGTAGCAGTTGATGAAATAAAGTTCGGCGATAATGATACTCTATCTGCTTTAGTTGCTTCGCTGGTAGATGCTGATTTGTTGGTTATTCTATCGGATGTAGAAGGTATCTATACCAGTGATCCGCGCGAGGATGAAACGGCTCAGCTCATTTCAAAAATAGATAGAATTACTTCTGAATTAGAAAAGATAGCAGGCGGTGCCGGGACAGATAGAGGCACCGGCGGTATGGCAACCAAGATTGAAGCAGCTAAGATAGCAACACGGGCCGGAGTTATGATGATGATCGCTAACGGCAGCCAGGAATATATTCTCCAGGAGATTGTAAAAGGAGTCAATCCGGGTACTGTCTTTCTACCTGATGAGCAGAAACTTGCTAGCCGCAAAAAGTGGATTGCCTTTAATCTAGCAGTTCAGGGAAAGCTTATTGTAGATGCAGGAGCAGCCGAGGCACTTTTGAATCAGGGGACTAGCCTCTTACCCTGTGGAGTTATAGAGGTTAGAGGCGGTTTTGAAGCTGGTGATGTAGTTGATGTTCTGAATAAAGATGGAGAAGAGATCTGTAGGGGAATTGTGAATTATTCCAGTCAGGAAGTAGAAGCTATTCAGGGATTACAATCAACTGAAATTATTGATAATTTAGGCTATAAAGATTATGATGAGGTTATTCATAGGGATAATTTAGTCTGTCTAGAAACTGATTAA
- the yhbY gene encoding ribosome assembly RNA-binding protein YhbY — protein MLTGKQRSYLRKQGNQLNPVVQIGKKGITPDLLKQVEEVLEAKELIKIRALNNSLYTAREMAEELAEECNAEIVQVIGNVCLIYRQSEEDPYYNLPG, from the coding sequence ATGTTGACCGGAAAACAGAGAAGTTATTTAAGAAAACAGGGGAACCAGCTAAACCCTGTAGTACAGATAGGCAAGAAGGGAATTACTCCTGATCTACTTAAGCAGGTAGAGGAAGTTTTGGAGGCCAAGGAGTTAATTAAGATCAGAGCTTTAAATAATTCACTCTATACTGCTCGAGAGATGGCTGAAGAGTTAGCTGAAGAATGTAATGCGGAGATTGTGCAGGTGATTGGGAATGTCTGTTTGATCTATCGTCAGAGTGAAGAAGATCCTTATTATAATCTACCAGGTTAA
- the rplU gene encoding 50S ribosomal protein L21 has product MYAIIETGGKQYKVEEGQIVEIEKLNTEEDEAVEFETIKAVSSEDGLQVGQPNLEDAKVTGKVVEHGKGDKIIVFKYKPKNNYRKKMGHRQPYTKVMIEDIQA; this is encoded by the coding sequence ATGTATGCGATTATTGAAACAGGTGGTAAACAGTATAAAGTAGAAGAAGGACAGATAGTTGAAATTGAAAAATTAAATACAGAGGAAGATGAAGCTGTAGAATTTGAAACAATTAAAGCTGTTTCTAGTGAAGACGGTCTTCAGGTTGGTCAGCCTAATCTAGAAGATGCTAAAGTAACTGGCAAAGTTGTAGAACACGGAAAAGGCGATAAAATTATCGTTTTTAAATATAAGCCTAAGAATAATTATCGTAAGAAGATGGGCCATCGTCAGCCTTATACTAAAGTAATGATAGAAGATATTCAGGCGTAA
- the rpmA gene encoding 50S ribosomal protein L27 gives MIKEMNLQLFAQKKAVGSSNNGRDSISKRLGVKSHDGQFIPAGSIIVRQRGTKFKPGLNVGRGGDDTLFAKEDGYVTFERKGKQTRQVSVYTEDQLEMMA, from the coding sequence ATGATTAAAGAAATGAATCTACAGCTATTTGCCCAAAAGAAGGCGGTTGGAAGTTCTAACAACGGACGAGACAGTATCTCTAAGCGCCTGGGAGTAAAAAGCCACGACGGTCAATTTATTCCTGCAGGCAGCATTATTGTTCGTCAGCGGGGAACTAAGTTTAAGCCGGGCTTAAATGTAGGCCGCGGTGGAGATGATACGCTGTTTGCCAAGGAAGACGGATATGTTACTTTTGAACGCAAAGGAAAGCAGACACGTCAGGTCAGCGTTTATACTGAAGATCAATTAGAAATGATGGCATAG
- the nadD gene encoding nicotinate-nucleotide adenylyltransferase: MLDDLIEDNIDRLGIMGGTFDPIHNGHLVTAEAAAYQYELDKVVFVPSANPPHKTEQKITDAEDRYIMTILATMNNSKFGVSRLEIDRGGLSYTIDTVQTFKEMLDNVDLYFITGADAILEIFTWKKAEQLLQECKFIAATRPGYSLSKLEEGIYEEYKEKIFQLKIPGLAISSTDIRNRVKIGRPIKYQLPNTVEAYIKKRKLYKEE; the protein is encoded by the coding sequence ATGTTAGATGATTTAATAGAAGATAACATTGATCGATTGGGGATTATGGGAGGGACCTTTGATCCGATTCATAACGGTCATTTAGTTACTGCTGAGGCAGCTGCTTATCAATATGAACTTGATAAAGTTGTTTTTGTGCCTTCAGCTAATCCTCCGCATAAGACTGAACAGAAGATTACTGATGCTGAAGACCGGTATATTATGACAATCTTGGCTACTATGAATAATTCTAAATTTGGTGTTTCCCGGCTTGAAATAGACCGTGGAGGTCTGTCCTATACTATAGATACAGTTCAAACCTTTAAAGAAATGCTGGATAACGTAGATTTATACTTTATTACTGGAGCTGATGCTATTTTAGAGATATTTACCTGGAAGAAGGCTGAACAGCTACTACAGGAGTGTAAATTTATTGCTGCTACTAGACCGGGTTATTCTTTATCCAAACTGGAGGAAGGGATTTATGAAGAATATAAGGAAAAGATATTCCAATTAAAGATTCCGGGATTGGCTATTTCTTCTACAGATATTCGGAATAGAGTCAAGATAGGAAGGCCGATTAAGTATCAATTACCCAATACAGTAGAAGCTTATATCAAAAAGCGAAAGCTTTATAAAGAAGAGTAA
- the obgE gene encoding GTPase ObgE, translating into MFVDEVAIEVEAGSGGDGVTSFRREKFVPEGGPDGGDGGPGGDVILTVDKGLNTLLEFREQKIYKAEDGENGQEKNKHGSGGDDLIIEVPPGTVVYDKQTDEVMADMTAEGDKLIVAEGGRGGRGNARFKSSTRQAPKFSENGEPGEKKELKLELKLLADVGLVGFPNVGKSTLISSVSAAKPEIGNYHFTTVEPNLGVVKTGDYSSFVMADIPGLIEGAHSGVGLGDDFLRHLERTKVILHVLDVSGFEGRDPIEDFAVINEELEKFNPQLSQRPQIVAANKMDLTAAKENIDRVKEELEDQGYEVFPISAVTGQGVDELIQAVDKLVQTSEETIESEIEDDDKEVVIKGPQPAGEEDFEIIKRNGRYIVQGEEIERKVAMVDLTNEESAYHFARRLQEMGIEDALKAHGINDGDTVKIGEIEFEYFAE; encoded by the coding sequence ATGTTTGTAGATGAAGTAGCTATTGAAGTGGAAGCTGGCAGCGGCGGAGATGGAGTAACTAGCTTTCGCCGGGAGAAGTTTGTACCTGAAGGAGGTCCTGACGGAGGCGATGGAGGACCAGGTGGAGATGTTATTCTGACTGTAGATAAAGGATTAAATACTCTATTGGAGTTTAGAGAGCAGAAGATCTATAAAGCTGAAGATGGAGAGAATGGTCAGGAGAAAAATAAACACGGCAGCGGCGGAGATGATTTGATAATTGAAGTACCGCCGGGAACTGTAGTTTATGATAAACAGACCGATGAAGTGATGGCCGATATGACTGCTGAAGGGGATAAGTTGATAGTAGCTGAAGGAGGCCGCGGCGGCCGGGGTAATGCTCGCTTTAAGTCCTCTACCCGGCAGGCGCCGAAGTTTTCAGAAAATGGAGAACCGGGAGAGAAGAAGGAGCTTAAATTGGAATTAAAACTTTTAGCTGATGTAGGTTTAGTCGGCTTTCCTAATGTAGGTAAATCCACTTTAATCTCTAGTGTTTCTGCTGCTAAGCCGGAGATCGGTAATTATCACTTTACTACTGTTGAACCTAATTTAGGAGTAGTCAAGACAGGAGATTACAGCAGCTTTGTGATGGCAGATATTCCCGGTTTAATCGAAGGGGCCCATTCCGGCGTCGGTTTAGGCGATGATTTTCTGCGTCATCTAGAGCGGACAAAGGTAATTCTCCATGTTCTGGATGTATCTGGATTTGAAGGTCGGGATCCGATAGAAGATTTTGCAGTGATTAATGAGGAATTAGAAAAGTTTAATCCCCAATTAAGCCAACGGCCGCAGATAGTAGCTGCTAATAAGATGGATTTAACAGCAGCTAAGGAGAATATTGATCGGGTTAAGGAAGAGTTAGAAGATCAAGGCTATGAAGTCTTTCCTATTTCAGCTGTAACCGGACAGGGAGTAGATGAATTGATTCAAGCAGTAGATAAATTAGTTCAAACGTCAGAAGAGACTATAGAATCTGAAATAGAAGATGATGATAAAGAAGTAGTAATTAAAGGTCCGCAGCCTGCTGGAGAAGAAGATTTTGAAATCATTAAGCGGAATGGTCGGTATATAGTTCAAGGAGAAGAGATTGAACGGAAGGTTGCTATGGTGGATCTGACTAATGAGGAGTCTGCTTATCATTTTGCCCGCAGATTACAGGAGATGGGAATAGAAGATGCTCTAAAGGCCCATGGAATCAATGATGGAGATACAGTTAAGATCGGTGAGATAGAGTTTGAATACTTTGCAGAATAA
- the yqeK gene encoding bis(5'-nucleosyl)-tetraphosphatase (symmetrical) YqeK, producing MTEREKIRLLQEMISQKRLKHSLAVRDVAVDLAKEYGADIKKARTAGLLHDSAKGISNDNLLQMAQEFGIVVDDVISTVPSLLHGPIGAKLVQKEFGIEDKEILNAIKIHTLGAEEMTILEKIIFIADYIEPNRTCAGLDELRKKARVNLDSAIRIACDRTLKYHIRNEDLIHPQTLATRNAFLRKDG from the coding sequence ATGACAGAAAGAGAGAAGATTCGGTTATTGCAAGAAATGATTTCTCAAAAGAGATTAAAGCACTCTTTAGCAGTAAGAGATGTAGCTGTAGATTTAGCTAAAGAATACGGAGCTGATATTAAGAAGGCTAGAACTGCCGGCCTATTACATGATTCTGCTAAGGGGATATCCAATGATAACCTGTTGCAAATGGCTCAAGAGTTTGGTATAGTAGTAGATGATGTAATAAGTACAGTGCCCAGTTTGTTACATGGACCAATAGGAGCAAAGTTAGTTCAAAAAGAATTCGGTATTGAAGATAAAGAGATATTAAATGCAATTAAGATCCATACTTTGGGTGCTGAAGAAATGACAATATTAGAGAAGATTATCTTTATTGCTGATTATATAGAACCTAACCGTACCTGTGCAGGCTTGGATGAGTTAAGAAAAAAGGCCCGGGTTAATTTAGACTCAGCCATTAGAATAGCCTGTGATCGAACTTTAAAGTATCATATAAGGAATGAAGACTTGATTCATCCCCAGACGCTAGCTACCCGAAATGCTTTCCTTAGAAAGGATGGATAG
- a CDS encoding ribosomal-processing cysteine protease Prp, which produces MVKVIIERNQSGQVTEFRAEGHAEYGEYGSDIVCAAVSAILQTAVFGLTEHLGLSVEVDTSGGWLQCNLEDINATKEINAVLETMVIGLEKTAQSYPDNLKILEGGKKDD; this is translated from the coding sequence ATGGTTAAAGTAATTATTGAACGTAACCAGTCTGGCCAAGTTACTGAATTCAGGGCTGAAGGCCATGCAGAATATGGGGAATATGGTAGTGATATAGTCTGTGCTGCTGTATCAGCCATCCTCCAGACGGCTGTATTTGGGTTAACAGAGCATCTAGGGCTGTCAGTAGAGGTTGATACTTCAGGCGGCTGGCTGCAGTGTAATTTAGAAGATATTAATGCGACTAAAGAGATAAACGCGGTGTTAGAAACTATGGTTATAGGATTAGAGAAGACTGCTCAATCCTATCCGGATAATTTAAAAATATTGGAAGGAGGTAAAAAAGATGATTAA
- a CDS encoding methylenetetrahydrofolate reductase C-terminal domain-containing protein, whose product MAENSLEESITDKDDFTVTWELIPGRGARETNQEEIFTNAEKAAESDKVDGVTITENPGGNPAISAEYLGMKVQELGIEPIVHFTCKDKNRNQIESFLYSLEREEVSNILVMTGDYPVGGYKGASKPVYDLDPTQALDLITDLNEGLEYKDPFGRSVSLKETNFFPGAAVSPFKRLESEQMVQYYKLKKKIEKGAQFIIPQLGYDARKFHELIQFVEMNDWDVPVIGNLFVLPYGAGRAMNANRIPGCVVTDDLLEQLKKEKEAEDNGKQARLMRAAKMYAFMKGMGYAGAHIGGHGLDYEGVEFVIEKGEELAPNWRDYIHEFDFPMEDGFYYFEKDEETGLNTDQPAQRKSKPSKETAHQLIRVGHNLLFEPDGLFFGPMQSICNVSEDGLLEEPFNFMERVIKTITNECEECGDCALVDLAYLCPMSQCPKNQRNGACGGSKDGWCEVYPEEQKCLYVRVYDRLKAYEEEEKLRDNWVPPVDWDLTHNSPWRNYFLGRDHTAKEIGITSPGSEESKKA is encoded by the coding sequence ATGGCAGAGAATTCATTAGAAGAATCCATTACTGATAAGGATGATTTTACAGTAACTTGGGAGTTGATACCAGGACGTGGAGCAAGAGAGACAAACCAGGAAGAGATCTTTACTAATGCAGAAAAGGCTGCTGAAAGTGACAAAGTGGACGGGGTGACTATAACTGAAAATCCCGGTGGTAATCCAGCTATTTCAGCTGAGTATTTAGGAATGAAGGTTCAAGAGTTGGGAATTGAGCCTATAGTCCACTTTACATGTAAAGATAAGAATCGAAATCAGATAGAAAGCTTCTTATACTCTCTAGAACGCGAAGAGGTATCTAATATTTTAGTAATGACTGGAGATTACCCGGTGGGAGGATATAAAGGGGCTTCTAAACCGGTCTATGATCTGGATCCGACACAGGCTTTGGACTTAATTACTGATTTAAATGAAGGTTTGGAGTATAAGGATCCTTTTGGACGGTCAGTAAGCTTAAAGGAAACAAATTTCTTTCCGGGGGCAGCAGTTTCTCCATTTAAGAGGTTAGAATCAGAACAGATGGTTCAGTATTATAAGTTGAAGAAGAAGATTGAAAAGGGAGCCCAGTTTATCATTCCCCAACTCGGTTATGATGCCCGTAAATTCCATGAACTAATCCAATTTGTAGAAATGAATGACTGGGATGTTCCGGTTATTGGAAATCTTTTTGTTCTACCTTACGGTGCTGGACGGGCTATGAATGCTAACCGAATTCCGGGCTGTGTAGTAACTGATGATTTATTAGAACAGCTAAAAAAAGAAAAAGAAGCGGAGGATAATGGGAAACAGGCTCGTTTAATGAGAGCAGCTAAGATGTATGCCTTTATGAAGGGAATGGGTTATGCTGGAGCCCATATAGGTGGACACGGTTTAGATTATGAGGGAGTTGAGTTTGTTATAGAAAAAGGAGAAGAGTTAGCTCCTAATTGGCGAGATTATATACATGAATTTGACTTTCCAATGGAAGACGGCTTCTATTATTTTGAAAAGGATGAAGAAACGGGCTTAAATACTGATCAACCTGCCCAAAGAAAGTCTAAGCCTAGCAAAGAAACAGCCCATCAGCTAATTAGAGTAGGACATAATTTACTTTTTGAACCAGATGGCCTTTTCTTTGGTCCGATGCAGTCGATTTGTAATGTTTCAGAAGATGGCTTATTAGAAGAACCATTCAACTTTATGGAACGGGTAATTAAGACTATTACTAATGAGTGTGAAGAATGTGGAGATTGTGCATTAGTCGATTTAGCTTACTTATGTCCAATGTCACAATGTCCTAAGAACCAAAGAAATGGTGCTTGTGGCGGCAGTAAAGACGGTTGGTGTGAAGTATATCCTGAGGAGCAGAAGTGTCTTTATGTAAGAGTCTATGATAGATTAAAGGCCTATGAAGAAGAAGAAAAGTTAAGAGATAATTGGGTTCCACCAGTTGATTGGGACTTAACCCATAATTCTCCTTGGCGCAATTATTTCTTAGGTAGAGATCATACAGCTAAGGAAATAGGAATTACTTCGCCAGGTAGTGAAGAAAGTAAAAAAGCATAG
- a CDS encoding Rne/Rng family ribonuclease, whose amino-acid sequence MVKEILVDVDFKDTRVAIVEDNELSEIYFERENEQQVVGNIYKGIVADVLPGMQAAFVNVGLEKNVFLHVSDALALVSEEKRKNKLSIQEVVQPGQKIMVQITKEPLGSKGARVTCDLNLPGRYLVLMITMDHIGISRRITDDQERNRLKGITQEIKPEDKGLIVRTAAANKSGADLKRDFNFLIKLWEKIIHHYHNRQAPDLLHSDLNLVSRIVRDKFTKEVDRMLINDRKEFEETMELLDFISPNLKSKVQLYNRSKPIFEYYDLETAIDKTLKRKVWLDCGGYIIFDVTEALTAVDVNTGKYVGSTDLADTVLKTNKEAAKEIAKQLKLRDIGGIIIIDFIDMDNKQDQQEVLETLDEALQKDKTKTTILGLTELGLVEMTRKKEKEGVEEFLQKSCPYCEGSGRVLSEDTVALRAIRKLRNLFANRDDEEAVLLEVHPQVAARLIGLGGNSLKELEAELDRHIYVKGSKKLHIEEIDIVETGSKETIAELASPVEVGERKVLEIEETHVTNKQDGISRIEGFIIDVIEGGHLVGEQVEVEITEVYRTYAKAKVVRKV is encoded by the coding sequence ATGGTTAAGGAAATTTTAGTTGATGTTGATTTTAAAGATACTCGAGTAGCAATTGTAGAAGATAATGAATTATCTGAGATATATTTTGAACGGGAGAATGAGCAACAGGTAGTGGGTAATATCTATAAAGGGATAGTTGCTGATGTACTGCCGGGGATGCAGGCAGCCTTTGTTAATGTGGGCTTAGAAAAGAATGTATTTTTGCATGTTAGTGATGCTTTAGCCTTAGTTTCAGAAGAGAAGCGAAAAAATAAATTATCGATTCAAGAGGTAGTGCAGCCAGGCCAGAAGATTATGGTTCAGATTACTAAAGAGCCGCTAGGAAGTAAAGGGGCTAGAGTGACTTGTGATCTGAATCTGCCTGGTAGGTATTTAGTATTGATGATAACTATGGATCATATCGGTATTTCGCGCCGGATTACTGATGATCAGGAGCGAAATCGGCTAAAAGGAATCACACAAGAGATTAAACCGGAGGATAAAGGATTGATTGTTAGAACGGCAGCTGCTAATAAGTCCGGGGCTGACTTAAAGCGTGATTTTAATTTTCTGATTAAATTGTGGGAAAAGATAATCCATCACTATCATAATCGGCAGGCGCCGGATCTGCTTCATAGTGATCTCAATTTAGTCAGCAGAATAGTAAGGGATAAATTTACTAAAGAAGTAGATCGAATGTTGATCAATGATCGGAAAGAATTTGAAGAGACTATGGAGTTGTTGGACTTTATTTCACCTAATCTGAAGTCTAAAGTACAGCTCTATAATAGATCTAAACCTATCTTTGAGTATTATGATCTAGAAACAGCAATTGATAAGACTCTAAAGCGTAAGGTATGGTTAGACTGTGGCGGTTATATTATTTTTGATGTAACTGAAGCCTTAACAGCTGTTGATGTTAATACTGGGAAGTATGTAGGTAGCACTGACCTGGCTGATACAGTGCTGAAGACAAATAAAGAAGCAGCTAAAGAGATTGCAAAGCAGTTAAAACTGCGTGATATAGGCGGAATTATTATTATTGATTTCATAGATATGGATAATAAACAGGATCAACAGGAAGTATTGGAAACATTGGATGAGGCACTGCAGAAGGATAAGACTAAGACTACTATTCTGGGTTTGACGGAATTAGGTTTAGTGGAGATGACGCGAAAGAAGGAAAAAGAGGGTGTTGAAGAATTCTTGCAGAAGTCCTGTCCCTACTGTGAAGGCAGCGGCCGGGTCTTATCTGAGGACACAGTAGCTTTGAGGGCTATCAGAAAGCTTAGAAATCTTTTTGCCAATCGGGATGATGAAGAAGCAGTATTATTGGAGGTACATCCACAGGTAGCAGCTCGTTTAATTGGTTTAGGTGGTAATAGCTTAAAGGAATTGGAAGCAGAGCTGGATCGCCATATCTATGTCAAAGGTTCTAAAAAGTTGCATATAGAAGAAATTGATATAGTAGAGACAGGAAGTAAGGAGACTATTGCAGAACTGGCTTCACCAGTAGAGGTGGGGGAAAGGAAGGTTCTGGAGATAGAAGAGACCCATGTAACTAATAAACAGGATGGAATTTCTCGAATTGAGGGCTTTATTATAGATGTTATTGAAGGCGGCCATCTAGTAGGAGAGCAGGTAGAGGTTGAAATTACTGAGGTTTACCGTACCTATGCTAAAGCAAAGGTGGTCAGAAAAGTTTAA